The following are encoded together in the Bacillus sp. V2I10 genome:
- the thrC gene encoding threonine synthase: protein MWKGLLNQYRNYLPVNDKTPLLTLNEGNTPLVFLPTLSEQLGLELYAKTEGANPTGSFKDRGMVMAVAKAKEEGSDTVICASTGNTSAAAAAYAARAKMRCIIVIPDGKIAFGKLAQAVMYGAEIIAIKGNFDQALTMVRSMSEKLPITLVNSVNPYRLEGQKTAAFELCDALGAAPDILAIPVGNAGNISAYWKGFLEYDSIHQTGLPQMNGFEAEGAAAIVRNQVIENPETIATAIRIGNPASWDKAVHAAEQSNGFIDEVTDAEIIEAYQLLAKTEGIFAEPASCASIAGLIKSVKKGVYQKGAKAVAVLTGNGLKDPNVAVDLSEIKPIVLPNDELAVMEQLKGVGAW from the coding sequence ATGTGGAAAGGTCTCTTGAATCAATACCGGAATTACTTACCCGTAAATGACAAAACACCTTTACTTACTCTGAACGAGGGAAATACCCCTCTTGTTTTTTTACCAACTCTCTCAGAGCAGTTAGGGCTTGAGCTGTATGCAAAAACAGAAGGCGCCAATCCGACAGGCTCCTTTAAAGACAGAGGAATGGTAATGGCTGTTGCAAAAGCAAAAGAAGAAGGCAGTGATACAGTCATCTGTGCTTCTACGGGAAATACATCCGCTGCAGCAGCTGCCTATGCAGCCAGAGCGAAAATGCGCTGTATTATTGTCATTCCTGACGGGAAGATTGCGTTTGGAAAACTGGCACAGGCAGTGATGTACGGAGCTGAAATCATCGCTATAAAGGGAAATTTCGATCAGGCGCTGACAATGGTCCGCAGCATGTCTGAGAAGCTTCCTATTACTCTTGTAAACTCTGTGAACCCTTACAGGCTTGAAGGGCAAAAAACAGCTGCATTCGAGCTTTGCGACGCATTGGGAGCAGCTCCAGATATTCTGGCAATCCCTGTCGGCAATGCCGGAAACATTTCTGCGTATTGGAAGGGCTTTTTAGAATATGACAGCATTCATCAGACTGGCCTCCCGCAAATGAACGGCTTTGAAGCAGAGGGAGCAGCTGCCATTGTGCGCAATCAAGTAATTGAAAATCCTGAAACGATTGCAACTGCCATTCGGATCGGCAACCCGGCAAGCTGGGACAAAGCTGTTCATGCAGCTGAGCAGTCAAACGGCTTTATTGATGAAGTAACAGACGCGGAGATTATTGAAGCCTATCAGCTTTTAGCAAAGACTGAAGGCATTTTTGCAGAGCCTGCTTCATGCGCTTCCATTGCAGGATTAATAAAGAGCGTGAAGAAGGGCGTTTATCAAAAGGGAGCTAAAGCCGTTGCTGTTTTAACAGGAAATGGATTAAAAGATCCAAACGTAGCTGTTGATCTCTCTGAAATCAAACCAATCGTGCTTCCTAACGATGAACTTGCCGTTATGGAGCAGCTTAAGGGAGTGGGTGCATGGTGA
- a CDS encoding D-glycerate dehydrogenase, which yields MKIPKIFITRKCPEERLEALKNLGEVQMWDKEDEPCPRDLLLEKAKEADALLTMLSDQVDEELLNKAENVKVISNLAVGYDNINLDYAKQKNVIITNTPDVLTDTTADLTFALILAAARRVIEAADYVKGGKWTSWSPLLLAGADVHHKTIGIVGMGKIGQAVAKRAKGFDMNILYHNRSRDYDAENKLEAVYKSLDELLAQSDFVVCMTPLTNETKKMFNADSFRKMKSSAMFINSSRGGTVVEEDLIKALEEGEIAGAGLDVFENEPISPDHPLLKLPNTVALPHIGSATIETRYAMIDCCVQNIKSVLTGKPPITPLN from the coding sequence ATGAAAATACCAAAAATATTCATAACACGAAAATGTCCTGAAGAAAGATTGGAAGCGCTTAAGAATTTAGGTGAAGTGCAGATGTGGGATAAAGAGGATGAGCCATGTCCAAGGGACCTGCTGCTTGAAAAAGCAAAAGAAGCAGATGCGCTCTTGACGATGCTTTCCGACCAGGTTGACGAGGAGCTGCTTAACAAAGCAGAGAACGTAAAAGTCATTTCAAACCTTGCTGTAGGATACGACAATATTAATCTTGACTATGCGAAGCAAAAAAATGTGATCATCACAAACACACCTGATGTTTTAACAGATACAACAGCTGACCTCACATTTGCCCTCATCCTCGCTGCTGCCAGGCGGGTCATTGAAGCGGCAGACTATGTGAAGGGAGGGAAATGGACAAGCTGGAGCCCTCTTTTGCTTGCTGGAGCAGATGTTCATCATAAAACGATTGGGATTGTCGGCATGGGGAAAATAGGCCAGGCTGTGGCAAAACGGGCAAAAGGATTTGACATGAACATTCTATATCATAATCGGTCTAGAGATTACGATGCTGAAAATAAATTGGAGGCAGTTTATAAAAGCCTGGATGAACTGCTGGCACAATCGGATTTTGTAGTCTGCATGACGCCTCTTACGAATGAAACGAAAAAGATGTTCAATGCTGACAGCTTCAGGAAAATGAAATCTTCAGCTATGTTTATTAATTCCTCGCGAGGCGGAACCGTTGTGGAAGAGGATTTGATAAAAGCCCTTGAGGAAGGTGAAATTGCGGGAGCGGGGTTGGATGTATTTGAAAATGAACCAATCAGCCCCGATCATCCGCTGTTAAAGCTTCCAAATACAGTTGCGCTCCCTCATATTGGCAGTGCAACGATTGAAACAAGATACGCTATGATCGATTGTTGTGTTCAGAATATCAAGTCGGTTTTAACAGGGAAGCCTCCCATTACGCCATTAAATTAG
- the thrB gene encoding homoserine kinase: protein MKEGDMLKIKVPGSTANIGPGFDSVGLAVNRYLELRVTPAETWSFIPLNEEMLTIPRDEENLIYQVAKRVASSYESFLPGCTVEVWSDIPMARGLGSSAAAIVAGVELANELCSLKLSMKEKLHLASIIEGHPDNAGASLYGGLVVGLHQEQETELVAVHEVDVDLVAVVPPYKLYTKDARDVLPGYLEYSGAVEASAVSNVLVAAVLSNNWPLAGKMMQKDLFHQPYRGTLIKELSKVQKAAMDAGAYGAALSGAGPTVLAFTAKGKGKTLAKLLKAQFPKCEVEELTPVLEGSKVYYEARSGQVRDSIG from the coding sequence GTGAAGGAAGGCGACATGTTAAAGATAAAAGTTCCCGGAAGCACGGCGAACATTGGACCTGGCTTTGATTCTGTCGGTCTTGCTGTAAATCGTTATCTGGAACTGAGGGTTACTCCTGCTGAAACATGGTCTTTTATTCCGTTAAACGAGGAAATGCTCACTATCCCAAGAGATGAAGAAAACCTCATTTATCAAGTTGCAAAAAGAGTGGCATCATCTTATGAATCTTTCCTGCCCGGCTGTACAGTTGAGGTATGGAGCGATATTCCTATGGCACGGGGGTTAGGGAGCAGTGCAGCTGCTATCGTGGCGGGAGTGGAGCTTGCAAATGAATTATGCTCTTTAAAGTTAAGCATGAAAGAAAAGCTGCATCTGGCCAGTATTATTGAGGGCCACCCGGATAATGCAGGAGCATCTTTGTACGGAGGATTAGTAGTGGGGCTTCATCAGGAGCAAGAAACAGAATTGGTAGCCGTTCATGAAGTCGACGTAGATCTAGTTGCAGTTGTTCCTCCATACAAGCTGTATACAAAAGATGCCCGCGACGTCCTTCCCGGTTATTTGGAATACAGCGGGGCAGTAGAGGCAAGCGCAGTCAGCAATGTTTTGGTAGCAGCTGTTCTGTCAAACAACTGGCCGCTTGCAGGGAAAATGATGCAAAAAGATTTATTTCACCAGCCGTATCGCGGTACTTTGATTAAGGAGCTTTCGAAAGTACAGAAAGCAGCTATGGATGCAGGTGCATATGGCGCGGCTCTCAGCGGTGCTGGGCCTACTGTCTTGGCATTTACGGCTAAAGGGAAAGGGAAAACACTCGCTAAACTGCTTAAAGCGCAATTTCCTAAATGTGAAGTTGAAGAGCTGACACCAGTATTAGAGGGATCAAAGGTTTATTATGAAGCCCGTTCTGGACAAGTTCGGGATTCGATTGGATAG
- the yutH gene encoding spore coat putative kinase YutH: MVEKLIREQYGLRVAETFRVGNYDAFSYHQHVYLMVPLAHIDDEELYELYNMSQFLLERGDPFVAVFLLTKQGNLYIEWEKRKYGILKTSYVPSERVFQVGRELARFHQKARSYPYQVSKISRIGQWKVLWEKRTDQLEGFWRGKVRSQPLDSFEKMFAESFPYYMGLAENAIQYLVDTELDDEPQPIDSATVCHHRFYSDTWRSSGLVKIPTDWVFDHCSRDIAEYLRNQFFEHPDTLRQDGFLLLDEYDRTTPLSSFSWRLIYSRLLLPIHYFECIEDYYLSSETDKPYYEAKLSEMLKTSSKYEGFLKSYAQLLSMRTKKIYLPAIHWL, translated from the coding sequence CTGGTGGAAAAATTGATACGGGAACAATATGGACTTAGAGTGGCAGAGACATTCAGAGTAGGTAATTATGATGCTTTCTCATATCATCAGCATGTCTATTTGATGGTCCCGCTGGCACATATAGACGATGAAGAGCTTTATGAACTGTATAATATGAGTCAATTTCTGCTTGAACGCGGGGACCCGTTTGTGGCGGTTTTTTTGTTAACGAAGCAAGGGAATTTATATATAGAATGGGAAAAAAGGAAATATGGAATTCTGAAAACCTCTTATGTTCCAAGTGAGCGGGTGTTTCAGGTGGGCAGAGAACTTGCACGATTTCACCAAAAAGCCAGGAGCTATCCCTATCAGGTGTCAAAGATAAGCAGAATCGGCCAATGGAAGGTGCTTTGGGAAAAGCGCACAGATCAGCTTGAGGGGTTTTGGAGAGGAAAAGTCCGTTCGCAGCCGCTTGATTCTTTTGAAAAAATGTTCGCTGAATCCTTTCCATATTATATGGGCCTTGCCGAAAATGCTATTCAATACTTAGTAGACACAGAACTTGACGATGAGCCTCAGCCCATAGATTCAGCAACTGTCTGTCATCACAGATTCTATTCGGATACATGGAGATCATCAGGACTTGTCAAAATTCCGACTGATTGGGTGTTTGATCACTGCAGCAGAGATATTGCCGAATATTTAAGAAACCAATTTTTTGAACATCCCGATACTCTCCGCCAGGATGGATTTTTACTTTTAGATGAGTATGACCGGACAACGCCGCTCTCGTCTTTTTCATGGAGACTCATTTACAGCCGCCTGCTTCTGCCGATTCATTATTTTGAATGCATTGAAGATTATTATTTATCATCAGAAACAGATAAACCCTATTATGAGGCAAAGCTTTCGGAAATGCTCAAGACTTCCTCCAAATACGAAGGATTCCTGAAATCCTATGCACAATTACTGTCCATGCGGACGAAAAAAATCTATTTGCCTGCTATACATTGGCTTTAG
- a CDS encoding S9 family peptidase produces MESVKQKRGMTAEDLYKLKSVNDPQVSPCGTKAVYVQTSIHEEKHQYISNLFLTDLEKNISSQWTYGEGKNISPRWSPDGSRLAFISDRSGKNQLFLMSASGGEAKALTREHLSVSQPVWSPDGKKILAAITLAPEDKLDKEDRDEKKLPEPLVVEDMRYKSDAAGFVKNRKRQLAIVDVKTGELELIGSREFDYNDGAWSPDGKAIAFTSNMTDDPDQTLISDVFILSLETNEQQQLTNSNGFFGNLSWSPDGSYLSFLGHEKEFQSATFSKIWLYRMETEELSCYSADWDVHISDAVVADFISGSVNPGLIWTEDSQGFYFILTDQGNTGVYYGSLEGQTLPVRFEQEHVYELSVHPGSHTAVLGISCPDHPGDLYFFDFSTGENRQLTNVNDEFLQEIELAVPEAIKWNAEDGLELHGWIMKPVGFKESEKYPLVLEIHGGPHAMYANTYFHEFQMLASSGKAVLYTNPRGSHGYGQHFVDQVRGDYGGSDYTDLMSAVDYALESYDYIDKDRLGVTGGSYGGFMTNWIVGHTNRFKAAVTQRSISNWISFYGVSDIGYYFTEWEIGGNLIDDFDKLWQHSPLKYVTNVETPLLILHGEKDYRCPVEQAEQLYIALKRLKKETKLVRFPEANHELSRSGHPKLRIDRLNHIKNWFSEYL; encoded by the coding sequence ATGGAAAGTGTAAAGCAAAAGAGAGGGATGACAGCTGAAGACTTATACAAGCTGAAGTCAGTCAACGATCCTCAAGTTTCACCGTGCGGTACAAAAGCCGTTTACGTTCAAACGTCAATTCACGAAGAAAAACATCAATACATATCAAATCTATTTTTAACAGACTTAGAAAAGAATATTTCCAGTCAATGGACATATGGTGAAGGTAAAAATATTTCTCCGAGATGGTCTCCTGATGGCAGCCGCCTTGCTTTTATATCAGATCGGAGTGGAAAGAATCAGCTGTTTCTCATGTCAGCATCTGGCGGGGAGGCTAAAGCACTCACAAGAGAACATTTATCTGTCTCACAGCCTGTCTGGAGTCCCGATGGCAAGAAAATACTTGCAGCTATTACTTTGGCGCCAGAGGACAAATTAGACAAAGAGGATAGGGATGAGAAAAAGCTGCCAGAGCCGCTCGTAGTTGAGGATATGAGGTACAAGTCTGATGCAGCCGGTTTTGTAAAGAACCGTAAAAGGCAGCTTGCGATTGTGGATGTGAAAACAGGGGAGCTTGAACTTATCGGTTCAAGAGAATTTGATTATAACGATGGAGCCTGGTCCCCGGATGGGAAAGCGATTGCGTTTACTTCGAATATGACGGACGATCCTGATCAAACTTTAATCTCAGACGTTTTTATTCTATCTTTAGAAACTAATGAGCAGCAGCAGCTGACAAACAGCAATGGTTTCTTTGGCAATCTATCCTGGTCGCCGGATGGAAGCTATCTATCTTTTCTTGGTCATGAAAAAGAATTCCAAAGTGCGACTTTCTCAAAAATTTGGCTTTACAGAATGGAAACAGAAGAGTTATCGTGCTATTCAGCTGACTGGGACGTTCACATCAGTGATGCCGTTGTAGCGGATTTTATATCTGGAAGTGTGAATCCAGGTCTTATTTGGACAGAGGACAGCCAGGGGTTTTACTTTATTTTAACCGATCAGGGCAATACGGGTGTCTATTATGGATCGCTTGAAGGACAGACCTTGCCGGTAAGGTTTGAACAGGAGCATGTGTACGAGTTATCGGTTCACCCTGGCAGTCATACTGCAGTTCTTGGAATCAGTTGTCCTGATCATCCTGGTGACCTGTATTTCTTTGATTTCAGCACAGGGGAAAATCGTCAGCTTACAAATGTAAATGATGAATTTTTACAGGAAATCGAGCTCGCTGTACCTGAAGCAATTAAGTGGAATGCAGAAGATGGACTTGAGCTTCACGGGTGGATCATGAAGCCGGTTGGATTTAAGGAAAGCGAAAAATACCCGCTCGTTCTTGAAATACATGGCGGTCCGCACGCCATGTATGCCAACACTTATTTCCATGAGTTTCAGATGCTTGCATCAAGCGGGAAAGCCGTCCTCTATACAAATCCGCGGGGAAGCCATGGATATGGACAGCATTTTGTTGATCAGGTGCGCGGTGATTATGGAGGAAGCGACTATACCGATTTAATGAGTGCGGTGGATTATGCTCTTGAAAGCTATGATTATATTGATAAAGATCGATTAGGTGTAACTGGAGGCAGCTATGGCGGGTTTATGACAAACTGGATTGTCGGTCATACAAACCGGTTTAAAGCAGCTGTTACACAGCGTTCAATCAGCAACTGGATCAGCTTCTACGGAGTGAGTGATATCGGCTATTACTTTACAGAGTGGGAAATCGGCGGCAATCTGATCGATGATTTTGATAAACTGTGGCAGCACTCGCCGTTAAAATATGTCACAAACGTAGAAACGCCTCTATTGATTCTTCATGGCGAAAAAGACTACCGCTGTCCTGTAGAGCAGGCTGAGCAGCTTTATATCGCTTTAAAGCGCCTGAAAAAAGAAACAAAACTCGTGCGCTTTCCAGAGGCGAATCATGAATTATCCAGAAGCGGGCATCCTAAGCTTAGGATCGACCGGTTAAATCATATAAAAAATTGGTTCAGCGAATATTTATAA
- a CDS encoding homoserine dehydrogenase — protein MKAIQVGLLGLGTVGTGVVKIINDHQDKLMHQVGCPVKVKKVLVQDIDKKRQVEFGKELLTRNADEVIHDPDIDVIIEVMGGIEHTKEYILQALQAKKHVVTANKDLMAVYGTELLDAATENGCDLFYEASVAGGIPILRSLVDGLASDRINKMMGIVNGTTNFILTKMSKQGSPYAEVLKEAQDLGYAESDPTADVEGLDAARKMAILARLGFSMHVDLEDVSVKGISEVTDEDISYSKRLGYTMKLIGIANRNHNKVEVSVQPTLLPDYHPLASVNNEYNAVYVYGEAVGETMFYGPGAGSLPTATAVVSDLVGVMKNMRLGVNGRSAVLPQFEKALKQSDEIYAQHFLRIHVKDQVGAFSTITSLFSERGVSFEKILQLPLKNSNLAEIVIVTHQASNKDFDEILSNLLDLEVVQGIKSSYRVEGNGYS, from the coding sequence ATGAAAGCAATTCAAGTTGGTTTATTGGGACTAGGTACAGTCGGAACCGGTGTAGTGAAAATTATTAACGATCACCAGGATAAATTGATGCACCAGGTAGGCTGTCCAGTTAAAGTGAAAAAGGTCCTAGTACAGGATATTGATAAAAAAAGACAGGTTGAATTCGGAAAAGAGCTTCTGACGAGAAACGCTGATGAAGTTATCCACGATCCTGATATAGATGTCATTATTGAAGTAATGGGCGGCATCGAGCATACAAAGGAATATATTCTTCAGGCTCTTCAGGCTAAAAAGCATGTAGTTACTGCGAATAAGGATCTTATGGCCGTCTATGGCACGGAGCTTTTAGATGCTGCAACAGAAAATGGCTGTGACCTATTTTATGAAGCAAGTGTTGCCGGCGGAATTCCGATTTTAAGAAGTTTAGTAGATGGACTTGCTTCAGACCGCATCAACAAAATGATGGGAATCGTGAACGGAACAACGAATTTCATCTTAACAAAAATGAGCAAACAGGGAAGTCCGTATGCAGAAGTGCTGAAAGAAGCCCAGGATCTTGGCTATGCTGAGTCGGATCCTACTGCGGACGTAGAAGGCCTGGATGCTGCGCGCAAAATGGCGATTCTCGCACGTCTCGGTTTTTCAATGCACGTAGATTTAGAGGATGTAAGTGTTAAAGGGATCAGTGAAGTAACGGATGAGGACATCAGCTACAGCAAGAGACTTGGGTATACAATGAAGCTGATCGGCATCGCCAACCGCAACCATAATAAAGTCGAAGTCAGTGTACAGCCGACACTGCTGCCCGATTATCATCCATTGGCATCGGTTAACAACGAATATAATGCTGTATATGTGTACGGAGAAGCTGTAGGAGAAACGATGTTCTACGGTCCGGGTGCAGGAAGCCTGCCGACTGCAACAGCTGTTGTTTCTGATCTAGTAGGCGTCATGAAAAATATGAGACTTGGAGTGAATGGACGAAGCGCAGTGCTTCCTCAATTTGAAAAAGCATTGAAGCAGAGCGATGAAATCTATGCCCAGCATTTCCTTCGGATTCATGTGAAAGATCAGGTGGGGGCATTTTCAACAATTACTTCCTTGTTCTCAGAACGCGGGGTCAGCTTTGAGAAAATTCTGCAGCTTCCGCTAAAAAACAGCAATCTGGCAGAAATTGTAATTGTCACGCATCAGGCATCAAACAAAGACTTTGATGAGATTCTTTCAAACCTGCTTGATCTTGAAGTCGTACAGGGCATTAAAAGCTCATATCGCGTAGAAGGGAACGGTTACTCATGA